One part of the Entelurus aequoreus isolate RoL-2023_Sb linkage group LG05, RoL_Eaeq_v1.1, whole genome shotgun sequence genome encodes these proteins:
- the LOC133650163 gene encoding myocilin-like — MWLQAALLGLTFLTLVSQLQAEDQASLRHANDAAGRCQYTFTVPSPQESGCSGRAETEGVLSRLTSLEALVSRLIARREMGADVEVGFQEGFSQLTGERNQLRQDKDRLKRQVQDLQARVRELSQETDGLRQSCKKTNTSADLRSHQELSGDRGHGFSKGAYQEMKAEVTEVPASRLLPGGNVSGCGEVLSVGDPVLHRKADGITGKYGVWLQDPEPRGTQYTNKTVWRIDTVGKDVRQLFAYEDMDQFSRGFPMKVFVLPEPVESTGATMYRGSLYYQRKRSRTLIRYDVASESLASRRDLPHAGFHGQYPYSWGGYTDIDLAVDERALWAIYSTSKAKGSIVLSQLDPESLEVKKSWETNIRKNTAANAFMACGRLYTVASYTAANTTLNHVYDTATRASRAISVPFKNQYGYNSMVDYNHQQRKLFAWDNFHMVTYHLRLAN; from the exons ATGTGGCTCCAAGCGGCTCTTCTGGGTCTGACCTTCCTCACGTTGGTCAGTCAACTCCAGGCTGAAGACCAGGCATCCCTGCGTCACGCTAACGATGCTGCGGGACGTTGCCAGTACACCTTCACCGTCCCCAGCCCGCAGGAGTCGGGCTGCAGCGGGAGAGCCGAGACGGAAGGAGTTCTGTCTCGGCTCACCTCGCTGGAGGCTCTGGTCAGCCGCCTGATCGCGAGGAGAGAGATGGGAGCTGACGTTGAGGTGGGCTTCCAGGAAGGTTTTTCCCAGCTGACAGGGGAAAGAAACCAGCTGCGCCAAGACAAGGACCGTCTGAAGAGACAGGTCCAGGACCTCCAGGCGAGGGTGAGAGAGCTCAGTCAGGAGACGGACGGCCTCAGGCAGAGCTGCAAGAAGACAAACACCTCAGCGGACCTGCGCAGTCACCAAGAACTGTCCGGCG ACCGTGGACATGGTTTTAGTAAAGGTGCCTACCAGGAGATGAAGGCTGAGGTCACAGAGGTCCCAGCATCCCGCCTCCTTCCTGGTGGAAATGTCTCGG GTTGTGGTGAGGTGTTGTCGGTGGGAGATCCGGTGTTGCATAGGAAGGCTGACGGTATCACAGGGAAGTACGGAGTGTGGCTACAGGATCCTGAGCCCCGAGGCACGCAGTACACCAACAAGACGGTGTGGCGTATCGACACGGTGGGCAAAGATGTCCGTCAGCTGTTTGCGTACGAAGACATGGACCAGTTTTCTCGTGGTTTCCCCATGAAAGTGTTTGTCCTGCCGGAACCCGTGGAGAGCACGGGTGCAACCATGTACCGCGGCTCGCTCTACTACCAGCGCAAACGCAGCCGTACTCTCATCCGCTATGACGTGGCCTCCGAGAGCCTGGCATCACGCCGGGACCTACCTCACGCAGGCTTCCACGGCCAGTACCCCTACTCCTGGGGGGGCTACACCGACATCGACCTGGCGGTGGACGAGCGGGCTCTGTGGGCCATCTACAGCACCAGCAAAGCCAAAGGCAGCATTGTGCTCTCCCAGCTGGACCCTGAGAGCCTGGAGGTGAAGAAGAGCTGGGAGACCAACATCAGGAAGAACACGGCGGCCAACGCCTTCATGGCGTGTGGTCGTCTGTACACGGTGGCCAGCTACACCGCCGCCAACACCACCCTCAACCACGTCTACGACACCGCCACCCGGGCCAGCCGGGCCATCTCGGTGCCGTTCAAGAACCAGTACGGTTACAACAGCATGGTGGACTACAACCACCAGCAGAGGAAGCTGTTTGCCTGGGACAACTTCCACATGGTCACCTACCACCTGCGACTGGCCAACTGA